One Microcoleus sp. AS-A8 DNA window includes the following coding sequences:
- a CDS encoding Maf-like protein: MGIPTFVLASASPARRRLLQNAGIEPVVCQSGFDESQVQLSDPLALVETLALKKAETVVGQFNDALILGCDSVLSVRGEIHGKPANPEEAIARWQQMRGTMGVLYTGHALIDVAKKQTIVRHGTTNVYFAHISDRAIQAYVATGEPLHCAGCFALEGKGSLFVEKLEGCHTNVIGLSLPLLRHMLRQLGYDATDFWQ, translated from the coding sequence ATGGGTATCCCAACCTTTGTATTAGCCTCCGCTTCTCCTGCTCGCAGACGCTTGTTGCAAAATGCTGGGATTGAACCAGTGGTTTGCCAAAGTGGCTTTGATGAATCTCAAGTGCAATTAAGTGACCCCCTGGCGTTGGTGGAGACTCTGGCGCTGAAAAAAGCCGAGACGGTTGTAGGTCAATTTAACGATGCCCTAATCTTGGGTTGTGATTCGGTGTTGAGCGTCAGGGGCGAAATTCATGGAAAACCCGCTAATCCAGAGGAAGCGATCGCCCGTTGGCAGCAAATGCGAGGAACGATGGGCGTACTGTACACCGGTCATGCCTTGATTGACGTAGCCAAAAAACAAACTATAGTTCGCCACGGTACCACAAACGTCTACTTTGCCCATATAAGCGATCGCGCGATTCAAGCCTATGTCGCGACCGGTGAACCCCTGCACTGTGCTGGCTGCTTTGCATTGGAAGGTAAAGGCAGCCTGTTTGTGGAAAAGCTAGAAGGTTGTCACACCAATGTTATTGGTCTCAGCTTACCGCTGCTGCGCCATATGCTGAGGCAGTTGGGATATGACGCCACAGACTTCTGGCAGTGA